The Methanobrevibacter ruminantium genomic interval AAAACAATTAAAAAATTTTTATTAACAGGATTAACTTTGTTAAAATAATAATAAAATAAAAATATGCTTATATATAAAAAAGTATTTTAACCACTTACAATATATTTTAATATACAATTCTCAGGGCGGAGTGAAATTCTCCACCGGTGGTGATTCATTAAGAAGAAAATCTATTTTAAAATGATAAGTCCACGAGCACATTGGTGTTGATTTGGTGAAAGTCCAAAACCGACGGTGATAGTCCGGATGGAAGAGAATATGAGTTTAAAGTAAATAGGTCCAGATAACTCTATGTTTGATTAATAGAGAATAGCTAAAAATCTAAAAAAATTATATTTACTTAAAAATAAATATCCTTTTTTTGCCCTGATTCTAGTAACTAGAATTAGAAAACTTTTAATTTAAACAACTAAGGAGCTTTACTATGAATCATGAAGAAAGTTTAAAAGGAAGTCCTCAAGAAAGAGTGGAAATAGCATTGGATGCAATTAGATCAGGAAATGGAGTCATTGTAACTGATGATGAAGACAGAGAAAATGAAGGAGACATGATCTTTTCATCAGAACACTTGACTGAAGAGCAAATGGCACTTCTCATAAGAGAAGGAAGTGGAATCGTATGCTTATGCTTAACCCCTGAAAAGGCAGATGAATTAGAACTTCCTTTAATGGTAGAAAACAATACAAGTACTTATGGTACTGGATTTACAATAACAATTGAAGCAGCAGAAGGGGTGACCACTGGCGTATCTGCAGCAGACAGAGTGAAAACCGTAAAGGCTGCATCCAATCCAGATGCAAAGCCAAGTGATTTGAATCACCCAGGTCACGTATTCCCACTTAGAGCTAAAGAAGGGGGAGTGCTTGAAAGAGATGGTCATACTGAAGCAACCATCGACTTGATGAGACTTGCTGGCCTTAATCCTTGTGGAGTATTATGTGAAATCACATTGCCAAATGGAACCATGGCAAGAATGCCAGATGTAATTGAGTTCTCAAAAGAGCATGACATGCCTATTGTAACAATTGAAGATATTATACAATATCGTAAAGAAAATAACGTTTAACCAAGCTTTTTGACTTCGTCAAAAACCTTGACCAAAATTTTTTGCAATTAAATTAAAAAACTAGCAATTGATTAAAAAAAAAAACAACTAAGAAGGGAAATTATAGACAAGCTTTTTTGCCTTCGGCAAAAAACCTTGACCAAAATTCCTCAAATTACTAAAAACAACTAAGAAGGGAAATTATGGAAATTAAAACTATCACAACTGATGTATTGATTATAGGTTCTGGTGGTGCAGGCTGTAGAGCAGCAATTGAAGTGTCCAATCAAGGAAAGGAAGCATTGATTGTTTCAAAAGGATTGACTTTCAGATCAGGCTGTACTGGAATGGCTGAAGGTGGATACAATGCTGCACTTGGACTTGTAGACCCAGAGGATAGTGTAGAAGCGCATATTAAAGACACCTTAAAAGGTGGTAGCTACCTTAATGACCCTAAATTAGTGGACATTCTAATCAATGAATCACCTGACAGGCTCAATGACTTGGAAG includes:
- the ribB gene encoding 3,4-dihydroxy-2-butanone-4-phosphate synthase — encoded protein: MNHEESLKGSPQERVEIALDAIRSGNGVIVTDDEDRENEGDMIFSSEHLTEEQMALLIREGSGIVCLCLTPEKADELELPLMVENNTSTYGTGFTITIEAAEGVTTGVSAADRVKTVKAASNPDAKPSDLNHPGHVFPLRAKEGGVLERDGHTEATIDLMRLAGLNPCGVLCEITLPNGTMARMPDVIEFSKEHDMPIVTIEDIIQYRKENNV